From one Bombus affinis isolate iyBomAffi1 chromosome 9, iyBomAffi1.2, whole genome shotgun sequence genomic stretch:
- the LOC126920051 gene encoding surfeit locus protein 1 gives MNIPTRRIFMKVGKPYNIIIVRSLSKETLSQWWCKLTNQKPNRKTFRSDIYGQEPYKSNYESSDKISFPAYCLLSVPICAFLLGTWQVQRLKWKTDLVERLKERTSHEPFELPENLDDLETKEYYPIRVRGTFLYDKEFMAANRSLIKDGKPSDANFSFGSRSERGYHIITPFKLADRDLTILVNRGWIPKTLKNSPQRHQFEVEGEQEIVGILRMSERRPSFVPKNRPHHNMWYYRDVNEMAEKADTSPIYLEMSINNNLNQYPISGQTRVELRNEHLNYLLTWYCLSGATAYMWYWKFIKGIPIAY, from the exons ATGAATATACCAACTAGAAGAATTTTTATGAAAGTAGGAAAACCATATAATATTATCATTGTTCGATCTCTGAGCAAAGAAACTTTATCTCAATGGTGGTGTAAACTTACAAATCAGAAACCAAATCGCAAGACTTTCAGAAGTGATATTTATGGACAGGAACCTTATAAATCCAACTACGAGTCAAGTGATAAAATTAGTTTCCCTGCATATTGTTTATTG aGTGTACCAATTTGTGCATTTTTGCTTGGTACATGGCAAGTTCAAAGGCTTAAATGGAAAACAGATTTAGTGGAAAGGCTAAAAGAGCGTACTAGCCATGAACCTTTTGAATTACCAGAAAA TTTAGATGATTTGGAGACAAAGGAATATTATCCTATTAGAGTGAGAGGAACATTTTTATATGACAAAGAGTTTATGGCAGCAAATAGAAGCCTGATAAAAGATGGTAAACCATCAGATGCCAATTTTTCTTTTGGAAGCAGATCAGAAAGGGGATATCATATTATTACACCCTTTAAGTTGGCAGATAGAGA CTTAACAATTCTGGTAAATCGTGGCTGGATTccaaaaacattaaaaaattcacCACAGAGACACCAATTTGAGGTAGAAGGTGAACAAGAAATTGTAGGAATTTTAAGAATGAGTGAAAGAAGACCATCTTTTGTTCCTAAAAATCGTCCACATCATAATATGTGGTATTATAg AGATGTGAATGAAATGGCTGAAAAGGCAGACACATCTCCTATATATCTCGAAATGAGCATTAACAACAATTTGAATCAGTATCCAATTAGTGGTCAAACAAGAGTGGAATTACGAAATGAGCATTTAAATTATCTCCTCACATGGTATTGTCTGTCTGGAGCTACTGCGTACATGTGGTACTGGAAATTCATAAAAGGAATACCAATAGCATATTGA
- the LOC126920049 gene encoding glutamine synthetase 2 cytoplasmic yields the protein MSRVMLKESPNAALDKTLLNKYLDLPQPEDKIQAKYIWIDGTGEGLRSKTRTVEFVPKHPSELPIWTYDGSSTYQADGANSDIYLCPVAIYNDPFRRGNNKLVLCDTYYSDMTPTKSNKRFKCNEAMEAVKDQDPWFGIEQEYTFLDFDNRPLGWPKNGFPSPQGPYYCGVGADKVIGREIVEAHYRACLYAGVKIAGTNAEVMPSQWEFQIGPCSGISGGDDLWVARFILHRVAEEYGVIVTLDPKPMDGTWNGAGAHTNFSTKAMRAENGIAEIEKAIDKLSKQHLRHIQAYDPRGGKDNERRLTGKCETSSIHDFSAGVANRNVSIRIPRGVAEEKKGYLEDRRPSSNCDPYSVCDALVRTCVLNE from the exons ATGTCGCGCGTTATGCTGAAGGAGTCGCCGAACGCGGCCTTAGACAAGACCTTGTTAAATAAGTATCTTGACCTGCCTCAACCAGAGGATAAAATTCAAGCGAAATACATCTGGATCGATGGTACAGGTGAAGGTTTGCGAAGCAAGACCAGGACTGTAGAATTTGTGCCGAAACATCCGTCAG AACTGCCAATATGGACGTACGACGGAAGTTCGACATACCAAGCGGATGGTGCCAACAGCGACATTTATCTTTGTCCGGTGGCGATCTACAATGATCCGTTCCGTCGCGGAAATAACAAGCTAGTACTTTGTGATACCTACTACAGCGACATGACCCCGACTAAGTCAAATAAGCGTTTCAAATGTAACGAGGCTATGGAAGCTGTTAAGGATCAAGATCCATGGTTCGGAATCGAGCAAGAGTACACCTTCCTTGATTTTGACAATAGACCACTCGGTTGGCCAAAAAATGGTTTCCCTAGCCCTCAAGGACCTTATTATTGCGGTGTAGGTGCCGATAAAGTAATTGGCCGCGAAATTGTTGAAGCTCATTATCGAGCTTGCCTTTACGCTGGCGTAAAGATTGCCGGTACTAACGCAGAAGTTATGCCCTCTCAATGGGAGTTCCAAATTGGTCCATGTAGCGGGATATCGGGTGGAGACGATCTGTGGGTTGCCAGGTTTATTCTTCATCGTGTAGCTGAGGAGTATGGTGTGATTGTCACCCTAGACCCGAAACCCATGGATGGTACGTGGAACGGTGCCGGTGCGCACACGAACTTCTCGACAAAAGCCATGCGTGCCGAGAATGGTATCGCCGAGATCGAGAAGGCAATCGACAAATTGAGCAAACAACACCTCAGGCATATTCAAGCGTACGACCCACGCGGAGGGAAGGACAATGAACGTCGTTTAACCGGAAAATGCGAAACTAGCAGCATACACGACTTCAGTGCTGGCGTGGCCAATCGTAACGTTAGTATTCGTATTCCTCGAGGTGTtgcggaggaaaagaaaggtTACTTGGAAGATAGGAGACCCAGCAGCAATTGCGATCCGTACTCGGTATGCGATGCTTTAGTGCGCACCTGCGTCCTAAACGAGTAA
- the LOC126920041 gene encoding C-Maf-inducing protein-like, giving the protein MFCFQTPFTRASRVLASSLSSNKTKTSSVSMILPTNKTSDSKCDRQDSEATSEGSGSSIGYIDQEPSISDTSSTDSTLPDIKADYLDPETLSPGPDSLIAPTSIVIVENGIDDPNNILAEDNEQSHHATPSSSPEKQSYSNKRSKKLLLLRLRSDSSTNKEDSLDTVDDLIEAVSVASNKEEENRDEEKEYKSGETLLTNSSSSVLIDSVDTEEDILRNSRVTAASENDISSLQNVFSESEKENVSNQETETETEEGSSLPLSPAGPSTGGLSSSTVPYYNFLCVNGGSMRQEMTSTSSPQLSSDSNHRSSAESTAVDACSSFNVEKSSRIDTLKSEGLESTFCLPAARSCPNLERQSAGSSPTSGSSSSSPSPGPVGPRFKPIEEGDIQVCFLNYTNLVKKIFSSKYLRRWETHHLYLNDTCISSKTKTGFFRQPIPYNNMSDIRKYAVTRWDPTYKNCLSIVLPNSSLLLQANNAYTRDQWYHSILWKRSIFKYQHLVSLNTREEVIIKELKSMVDFALWTSLQDERVSVAPLEAIAKHLEDSAVEDPSEKCSEKSTEEVSRYRNDRKHWAEAVLSVVSPLLDKVALPVCLTRVLVKLAQQHPQSSLVTVISPAITRCLKHTVDFGKSLDMRKLLQVFIASLYATNGEQAIRDYIASIHGPGSDCPHPRMLPNLVSVCVAAVFHRFEVANRSLPENEKSPTLPPLDCYLLVLNIASEYADWRPELGALLQPVPFPEEAFAMKEVQQSILMCVISRLAKDTRCVVHRVLLPIREPRPGWIHIAAPSSPDCPDQGELFGEMLTTLLACCCRRKKFISWLMKQVRDDCILLAVRGCEAAQEGLCLMLEWHLLSSKETKLQIVNALESTTSGKERYAALCQRQRNLQQLLRKGGPRRLTLPARATDADVALILSGRALGSLEYLSLAFTSVTSACAEQLIKLPALRHLNLWATQFGDAGLQMISEHLQKLQVLNLCETPVSDKGISSLASLTSLKKLNLNSTKLSVQTFESLKKCLPALQEFDVRYTDAW; this is encoded by the exons GTGACAGGCAAGACTCGGAAGCGACGAGTGAAGGTTCCGGCTCTTCTATCGGCTACATTGACCAAGAACCATCGATCTCTGATACGAGCAGTACCGACAGCACGCTTCCGGATATCAAAGCGGATTACCTCGATCCTGAAACTTTGTCACCTGGACCTGATTCTCTGATTGCACCAACTTCCATTGTCATCGTGGAGAATGGAATAGATGATCCAAATAACATACTTGCGGAGGATAACGAACAGAGTCACCATGCGACCCCTTCCTCTTCTCCTGAGAAGCAGTCGTACAGCAACAAACGGTCCAAGAAGTTGCTGCTGCTTCGTCTACGTTCCGATTCTTCGACCAACAAAGAGGACAGCTTGGACACGGTTGACGATTTGATCGAGGCTGTGTCGGTGGCTTcgaataaagaagaagaaaatagagaCGAGGAGAAAGAATATAAGTCTGGAGAAACTTTGCTGACGAATTCTTCGTCGTCGGTGCTGATCGACTCTGTAGATACTGAAGAAGATATTCTAAGAAACTCTAGAGTAACTGCAGCTTCTGAGAACGATATATCCTCGTTGCAGAACGTGTTCAGCGAGTCAGAGAAAGAGAACGTGTCCAATCAGGAAACGGAAACCGAGACGGAAGAAGGATCCTCGTTACCTTTGAGTCCCGCTGGCCCGTCAACTGGAGGCTTATCTTCGTCGACGGTACCTTATTACAATTTTCTCTGTGTTAATGGTGGATCTATGCGCCAGGAGATGACCAGCACCAGCTCTCCTCAGTTGTCTTCGGATAGCAATCATAGATCCAGCGCTGAATCTACTGCAGTTGATGCCTGCAGTTCGTTTAACGTTGAGAAGAGCTCGAGGATAGATACGTTGAAGTCAGAAGGCTTGGAAAGCACGTTTTGCCTACCTGCAGCAAGATCTTGCCCTAATTTGGAGAGACAGAGCGCTGGTTCCTCGCCAACTAGCGGATCCTCTTCTTCTAGTCCTAGTCCAGGGCCTGTCGGGCCTAGATTTAAACCTATAGAGGAAGGAGACATTCAAGTGTGTTTTTTGAATTATACCAACCTCGTGAAGAAGATCTTCTCAAGTAAATATCTGAGAAGATGGGAGACGCATCATCTTTATTTGAACGACACCTGTATCTCGTCGAAAACG AAAACGGGATTTTTTCGACAACCAATACCTTATAATAACATGTCGGATATACGAAAGTATGCTGTTACTAGATGGGATCCTACTTACAAGAACTGCCTTAGCATAGTTCTGCCAAACAGTTCTCTTCTTCTCCAAGCGAATAATGCCTATACTAGGGACCAATGGTATCATTCGATACTATGGAAG AGGAGTATCTTTAAATATCAGCATCTAGTATCTCTAAATACCCGAGAGGAAGTGATCATCAAAGAATTAAAGTCAATGGTTGATTTTGCGTTATGGACGTCGCTCCAGGACGAAAGAGTGTCTGTAGCGCCGTTAGAAGCTATTGCAAAGCATCTCGAAGATTCGGCCGTCGAAGATCCATCAGAGAAATGTTCGGAGAAATCGACAGAAGAAGTGTCTCGATATCGAAATGATCGGAAACATTGGGCTGAAGCTGTTCTCTCCGTGGTATCTCCTCTTTTAGACAAAGTTGCCCTTCCAGTCTGTTTAACAAGGGTTCTTGTGAAGTTGGCTCAACAGCATCCACAGTCATCCTTAGTTACAGTCATAAGTCCAGCGATAACGAGATGCCTCAAGCATACGGTAGATTTTGGCAAATCCTTGGACATGAGGAAACTATTGCAAGTGTTTATAGCTTCTTTGTATGCAACGAATGGAGAGCAAGCGATCAGAGATTATATCGCTTCGATTCACGGGCCTGGAAGCGACTGTCCCCATCCGAGGATGCTTCCTAATTTGGTGTCCGTTTGCGTCGCTGCGGTTTTCCATAG ATTCGAAGTGGCTAATCGTTCTTTGCCGGAAAACGAGAAATCACCGACCTTGCCTCCATTAGATTGTTACCTTCTGGTGCTAAATATCGC ATCAGAATATGCCGATTGGAGGCCAGAACTTGGTGCTTTATTGCAACCCGTACCATTCCCAGAGGAAGCTTTTGCTATGAAAGAGGTTCAACAATCGATATTAATGTGCGTGATTAGCCGTTTAGCGAAAGACACGAGATGCGTTGTGCATCGTGTTCTACTTCCGATTAGAGAACCCAGACCTGGATGGATTCATATTGCCGCACCATCCAGTCCGGATTGCCCTGATCAAGGAGAATTGTTTGGCGAAAtg TTAACTACCTTACTGGCGTGCTGCTGTCGAAGAAAGAAGTTCATTAGCTGGCTGATGAAACAAGTACGCGACGATTGTATACTATTAGCAGTAAGAGGCTGCGAGGCTGCCCAAGAAGGTCTTTGTTTAATGCTAGAGTGGCATTTGCTGTCAAGCAAAGAAACTAAATTGCAAATAGTTAATGCGTTAGAGTCAACCACTTCAGGCAAGGAACGATACGCAGCTCTTTGCCAGAGACAAAGGAATTTACAGCAACTT CTTCGGAAAGGAGGTCCTAGACGATTGACGTTACCAGCTCGAGCGACAGACGCGGACGTTGCCCTTATTCTGAGCGGAAGGGCTCTTGGCAGCTTGGAATACCTCAGTTTGGCCTTTACCTCGGTGACCTCGGCTTGCGCCGAGCAGCTAATCAAATTACCAGCTTTGAGGCATCTGAACTTGTGGGCCACGCAGTTCGGTGACGCTGGCCTACAAATGATTAGCGAACACTTGCAGAAACTGCAGGTCCTGAATCTTTGTGAAACCCCTGTTTCTGATAAAGGAATCTCTAGCTTGGCCT CACTAACGAGTTTAAAGAAGCTGAACCTGAATAGCACGAAACTATCCGTTCAGACGTTCGAATCCCTGAAGAAGTGTTTGCCAGCTCTGCAGGAGTTCGACGTGAGATACACAGACGCTTGGTAG
- the LOC126920039 gene encoding cartilage oligomeric matrix protein — MHIIASLIFAILFVVYVADCNVKLDKGLTTNLRETWDYNDFVIVALNSKSKKKQSEAAIDILLAVKYEKSKTKMIFKFDRQTNRIIYEKTNRNGHRTTEHLEIQNVNAPWKKIIVFVHQNKPDPEIDIYVDCIYQGMLHLKESFRKVAENEDDSLVEVFRERRSHLKVYPLLSVSDALKQENCPNYLAGLGTLSDEYKESVESDESIPTSTKDNSDNNSDEFSLEINPSRRKLGNNENSTTETSDTSEDTSSIEDFGDPGFKQSSQSKHDYRPTERPEKYHSISEVETNQEDVSKHVKRSRQKTRSEYFDGPFYENPMEWNNFGELDPLSQSNLYHKRFPRRGDIGIQSLNEKVCLMDFQIVRTLNELIEATRKVWREIELNKLEMRHLRQLIENCAACRVPPVSPMTTAAPPPSCDYKSPCFPGADCINTPRGPQCGACPPQYTGDGYRCVKISCAHNPCFYGVRCYDRADGYRCGNCPNGYVGDGKRCERFKGGCEPHPCYPDVKCDPILHPPYFKCGSCPNGFMGNGSTCVDINECELAQPCHPGVRCINLHPGFKCESCPPGFAGPTVEGVGLEIAMVRKQICQDINECENNNGGCDPYMTCINTEGSYRCGTCRTGYVGNQTFGDVNADCICTNTNEYTCRCRVGWAGDGLMCGSDRDSDGIPDRNLRCHDLRCRMDNCPFIPNTGQEDADRDGLGDACDPDADNDGILNPSDNCPLIPNPSQEDSDHDSVGDACDNCPLAKNLKQDDTDDDGIGDACDDDVDNDAILNENDNCPKTKNPDQNDRDMDGIGDACDNCPDVYNEDQLDQDEDGVGDACDNDNDKDRDGVQDDRDNCPDVMNSGQNDIDHDGIGDECDNDMDNDGVPNSIDNCPYVYNPDQRRTHHENVGDACWNDNDNDTVKNLLDNCPNNSLIWATDFRKYTTVALDPIGTAQIDPVWVIHHEGAEIQQLYNSDPGLAIGPDIFSGVDFEGTFFIDDDGDDDYVGFVFSYQDNRRFYVVCWKKGPQPYWMPTPFRAVGEPGVFLKLVNSNTGPGEFLRNSLWHNEDVPNQVKILWHDPKKIGWKERTPYRWHLLHRPKIGLIRFRLYQGKQLVADSGNVYDSTLKGGRLGVYCFSQEKITWSNLLYTCKETVPKLVWNELPANLKKEVNVEMNN; from the exons ATGCATATTATCGCATCGTTGATCTTCGCGATACTATTCGTTGTTTACGTCGCTGATTGTAACGTGAAATTGGATAAAG GGTTGACGACAAATCTTCGAGAAACATGGGACTACAATGATTTTGTGATTGTTGCTTTGAACTCCAAATCAAAAAAAAAGCAATCAGAAGCAGCGATTGATATTCTTCTAGCTGTAAAATACGAGAAATCGAAGACAAAAATGATATTTAAGTTCGACAGGCAAACTAATCGAA TCATCTATGAGAAGACTAATCGAAATGGTCATCGAACTACGGAGCACTTGGAAATTCAGAACGTGAATGCTCCATGGAAGAAAATAATCGTCTTCGTGCATCAGAATAAACCTGACCCCGAAATAGACATTTACGTTGATTGCATTTATCAAGGCATGTTACACTTGAAGGAAAGCTTCCGTAAGGTAGCAGAAAATGAAGATGATTCTCTTGTAGAAGTG TTTAGAGAAAGGAGAAGTCACTTAAAGGTGTATCCCTTATTATCCGTCAGCGACGCTCTGAAACAAGAAAATTGCCCCAACTATCTGGCCGGTTTAGGCACGTTATCGGATGAGTACAAAGAGTCTGTCGAGTCTGACGAATCAATTCCTACATCAACCAAAGACAATTCTGATAATAATTCCGACGAATTTTCACTCGAGATTAATCCATCTCGTAGAAAATTAGGAAACAATGAAAACTCCACAACTGAAACTTCAGATACGTCCGAAGATACAAGTTCAATTGAAGATTTCGGCGATCCAGGTTTTAAACAATCATCTCAATCGAAACACGATTATCGTCCTACTGAACGTCCTGAGAAATATCATTCTATAAGTGAGGTTGAAACTAATCAAGAAGATGTTTCGAAACATGTGAAACGTTCGCGTCAGAAAACACGATCTGAATACTTTGACGGACCTTTTTACGAGAATCCCATGGAATGGAATAATTTTGGTGAATTGGATCCATTGAGTCAGTCCAACTTGTATCATAAGAGATTTCCGCGAAGAGGGGACATAGGGATTCAGAGTCTGAACGAAAAGG TTTGTTTAATGGATTTTCAAATCGTGAGGACATTAAACGAGCTGATTGAAGCTACTAGGAAGGTCTGGAGAGAAATAGAATTAAAC AAACTGGAAATGCGACATCTTCGACAATTAATTGAAAATTGCGCAGCATGTCGTGTACCTCCTG TTTCACCGATGACCACGGCGGCTCCTCCTCCTAGTTGCGATTACAAATCGCCCTGCTTCCCGGGCGCTGACTGCATTAACACACCACGCGGGCCACAGTGCGGAGCGTGCCCGCCGCAATACACTGGTGATGGATATCGTTGCGTGAAAATTAGTTGCGCGCACAACCCTTGCTTTTATGGGGTCCGTTGCTACGACCGCGCGGATGGATACAG GTGTGGAAATTGTCCCAACGGTTACGTAGGTGATGGTAAACGCTGCGAACGATTTAAGGGTGGTTGTGAGCCTCATCCTTGCTACCCGGATGTAAAATGTGATCCAATTCTTCATCCGCCGTATTTCAA ATGCGGTTCTTGTCCAAACGGGTTCATGGGTAATGGATCTACGTGTGTTGATATAAATGAATGCGAGCTAGCTCAACCTTGTCATCCAGGAGTACGATGTATCAATCTTCATCCAGGATTCAAATGCGAATCTTGTCCACCAGGATTTGCTGGACCTACAGTCGAAGGAGTCGGTTTGGAAATCGCAATGGTTCGCAAGCAAATTTGCCAAGACATAAATGAATGCGAAAATAACAATGGAGGATGCGATCCATATATGACATGCATTAATACGGAG GGCTCGTATAGATGTGGTACTTGTAGAACAGGTTACGTGGGAAACCAAACATTTGGCGATGTAAACGCCGATTGTATTTGTACCAACACCAATGAATACACATGTAGA TGTCGCGTTGGATGGGCAGGGGATGGACTGATGTGTGGTTCGGACAGAGACAGCGATGGAATTCCTGATAGAAACCTCCGTTGTCATGATTTACGTTGTCGTATGGACAACTGTCCATTTATACCAAATACAGGACAAGAGGATGCGGATAGAGATGGTTTGGGTGATGCTTGTGATCCAGACGCTGATAACGATGGCATCTTGAATCCTTCGGACAACTGTCCTTTAATTCCAAACCCTAGCCAGGAAGACAGTGATCATGATTCTGTCGGCGATGCTTGCGATAATTGTCCTCTAGCAAAAAATCTAAAGCAGGACGACACTGACGATGATGGCATCGGTGACGCCTGTGACGACGACGTTGATAACGATG CTATCTTGAATGAGAACGACAATTGTCCAAAAACGAAGAATCCAGATCAAAATGACCGCGATATGGATGGTATTGGCGACGCCTGCGACAATTGTCCTGATGTATACAATGAGGACCAATTGGACCAAGATGAAGATGGGGTAGGTGATGCTTGCGACAACGACAACGATAAAGATAGAGATGGTGTACAAGACGATAGAGACAATTGTCCTGATGTCATGAATTCAGGACAAAATGATATTGACCACGATGGTATAGGAGATGAATGCGATAATGATATGGATAATGATGGTGTGCCCAATTCGATTGACAATTGTCCTTACGTTTACAATCCGGATCAACGTCGCACGCATC aTGAGAATGTTGGTGATGCTTGCTGGAACGACAATGATAACGACACTGTGAAGAATTTATTAGACAATTGTCCTAACAATAGTTTGATCTGGGCAACAGATTTCAGAAAATATACTACGGTTGCTTTAGATCCTATTGGTACTGCTCAAATAGATCCTGTTTGGGTAATACACCACGAAGGAGCTGAAATTCAGCAGCTTTATAATAGTGATCCCGGACTTGCTATTG GTCCGGATATATTCAGCGGCGTAGATTTCGAGGGCACGTTCTTCATCGACGACGACGGAGACGACGACTACGTTGGTTTTGTTTTTTCTTACCAGGACAACCGTAGATTCTACGTCGTGTGCTGGAAAAAAGGCCCGCAACCATATTGGATGCCGACTCCGTTCAGAGCAGTAGGAGAACCCGGAGTTTTTTTGAAACTCGTCAACTCAAATACAGGTCCCGGAGAATTTCTTAGAAACAGTCTTTGGCATAATGAAGATGTACCCAACCAGGTGAAGATTCTTTGGCATGATCCAAAGAAAATCGGATGGAAAGAAAGGACACCGTATAGATGGCATCTGTTACATAGACCTAAAATCGGTCTAATTAGGTTCCGACTTTATCAAGGAAAACAACTAGTAGCTGACTCAGGAAATGTTTACGATTCGACATTGAAAGGTGGCAGATTGGGTGTTTACTGTTTCTCTCAGGAAAAGATTACTTGGTCCAATTTGTTATATACATGTAAAG AGACTGTCCCGAAATTGGTATGGAACGAGTTGCCGGCGAACTTGAAGAAAGAAGTAAATGTAGAGATGAATAATTAA